In the Hordeum vulgare subsp. vulgare chromosome 7H, MorexV3_pseudomolecules_assembly, whole genome shotgun sequence genome, one interval contains:
- the LOC123412754 gene encoding cell number regulator 2-like, which yields MDAAELPPPAAPMRALVHAPPPTTPWTTGLYDCTEDRGNCWLTCLCPCITFGLVAEIVDRGAMASGASTALYMLVGLASAWWFTPIYTCFYRTKMRAQYGLQEDPYPDVCVHTFCEWCALCQEYRELHNRGFIMDIGWHANMEMQQRGGGGVATVPPAMHVDGMTR from the exons ATGGACGCCGCCGAGCTGCCACCACCGGCCGCGCCGATGCGCGCGCTGGTGCACGCGCCGCCGCCGACCACCCCCTGGACCACGGGCCTGTACGACTGCACCGAGGACCGCGGCAACTGCTGGCTGACGTGCCTCTGCCCGTGCATCACGTTCGGGCTGGTGGCGGAGATCGTGGACCGCGGCGCCATGGCGAGCGGCGCGAGCACGGCGCTCTACATGCTGGTAGGGCTGGCGTCGGCGTGGTGGTTCACGCCCATCTACACCTGCTTCTACCGCACCAAGATGCGCGCGCAGTACGGCCTCCAGGAGGACCCCTACCCGGACGTGTGCGTCCACACCTTCTGCGAGTGGTGCGCCCTCTGCCAGGAGTACCGCGAGCTCCACAACCGCGGCTTCATCATGGACATCG GGTGGCACGCCAACATGGAGATGCAgcagcgcggcggcggcggcgtggcgaCGGTGCCGCCCGCCATGCACGTAGACGGGATGAcgcggtga
- the LOC123409528 gene encoding putative FBD-associated F-box protein At5g56440, whose protein sequence is MDAHNLKKRKMDRPEDQEPPPESGRAGDLDFISALPDDPLCTIISLLPTKDGARTQALARRWRPLWRSAPLNLVGDGLSGQERKRVVYISKILAEHPGPALRLSLPSFRERHQDKIDRWLRSQALTGLQELSFDYHPAGFPWYQLPTTPPPQIPQSALRFAPTLRVASISYCYFPKLPAQSLNFPHLKQLSMYRVTISGHALHSLLSGCLSLESLLLKDNVGVGRLRISSSTLRSIGFSAPSLIVASRIQELIIEDAPCLERLLPLTPDYGPSTVQIIRAPKLQMTVLLSNGTSKLHIGTMVFQEMPAINVTTIMHTVKFLVIDSVGPDLDAVISFLKCFPCLERLYIISHLRKGMKNARKYDPLDPVECLTLHLKTVVLQNYWGNKPDVDFAKFFILNAMVLEQMIFRTLNSCNDKWMSDQHRRLQVDNRASPDARFEFKRCHNDSWCCFPDSKHIHDLSVSNPFADRFENNFF, encoded by the exons ATGGATGCGCACAACCTCAAGAAGCGCAAGATGGACCGACCGGAAGATCAAGAACCACCGCCGGAGAGCGGCAGGGCCGGCGACCTCGACTTCATCAGCGCCCTCCCCGACGACCCCCTGTGCACcatcatctccctcctccccACCAAGGACGGCGCCCGCACGCAGGCCCTCGCCCGCCGGTGGCGGCCCCTCTGGCGGTCTGCACCCCTCAACCTCGTCGGCGATGGCCTCTCCGGCCAGGAGCGTAAGCGCGTCGTCTACATCTCCAAGATCCTCGCCGAGCACCCTGGCCCGGCGCTCCGCCTCTCGCTCCCCTCCTTCCGTGAACGCCACCAAGACAAGATCGACCGCTGGCTTCGTTCCCAGGCCCTCACCGGCCTCCAGGAGCTCAGCTTCGACTACCACCCCGCAGGCTTCCCGTGGTACCAGCTGCCGACGACCCCGCCGCCCCAGATACCACAGTCCGCGCTCCGCTTCGCGCCGACACTCCGCGTCGCCAGCATCAGCTACTGCTATTTCCCTAAGCTGCCCGCCCAGTCTCTGAATTTTCCGCATCTCAAGCAGCTCAGCATGTACAGG GTCACCATCTCGGGGCACGCTCTGCACAGCTTGCTCTCTGGCTGCCTTTCACTTGAAAGCCTCTTGCTGAAAGATAATGTTGGCGTCGGCCGCCTCCGCATCAGCTCCTCGACCCTTAGGAGCATAGGCTTTTCTGCTCCTTCTTTGATTGTAGCTTCCCGTATCCAAGAGCTGATCATCGAGGACGCCCCTTGCCTTGAGAGGTTGCTGCCGCTCACTCCAGACTATGGTCCATCGACTGTCCAGATCATCAGAGCACCCAAGCTGCAGATGACGGTTTTGTTGTCAAATGGCACATCCAAACTCCATATTGGAACCATGGTTTTTCAG GAAATGCCTGCCATCAACGTGACAACCATCATGCACACTGTCAAGTTTTTGGTTATCGACTCTGTTGGCCCTGATCTCGATGCAGTAATTAGCTTCCTCAAGTGCTTCCCCTGCTTAGAAAGGCTGTATATCATT TCGCACCTACGGAAAGGAATGAAAAATGCGCGAAAATATGACCCGCTGGATCCAGTGGAATGCCTCACGCTCCATCTCAAAACAGTGGTCTTGCAGAACTACTGGGGCAACAAGCCAGATGTGGACTTTGCCAAATTTTTCATCTTGAATGCAATGGTGCTAGAACAAATGATATTTAGAACCCTCAACAGCTGCAATGACAAATGGATGTCTGATCAACATAGACGGTTGCAAGTAGACAACAGAGCTTCTCCTGATGCTCGATTTGAATTCAAACGATGTCACAATGATAGCTGGTGCTGCTTCCCTGACAGCAAGCATATCCATGATTTATCTGTGTCGAATCCCTTTGCTGATAGATTCGAGAATAATTTCTTCTGA
- the LOC123412158 gene encoding uncharacterized protein LOC123412158: MDWYAWLSKAGLTPAATYEYGLLFSENELEPGDAPDFDHDLLKSMGIAVAKHRLEILKLARKDAAAAAASSHSSSAAARLARMAGRCIARCARRLGGGRRYSSSSVTVVPRICNGAAGDVVVRAGAVRRRSSVKKMVLMITDGGVASGGGVRFSGSQKASLMFQDCAYDDHDGAGEEEEEERCSDGGNAGGESEIKWDSMFQDLKPT, from the coding sequence atggactgGTACGCGTGGCTGTCGAAGGCGGGGCTGACGCCGGCGGCGACGTACGAGTACGGGCTGCTCTTCAGCGAGAACGAGCTGGAGCCCGGGGACGCGCCGGACTTCGACCACGACCTGCTCAAGAGCATGGGCATCGCCGTCGCCAAGCACAGGCTCGAGATCCTCAAGCTCGCCAGgaaggacgccgccgccgccgccgcctcgtcccACTCCTCATCCGCCGCGGCTCGGCTCGCGCGCATGGCCGGCAGGTGCATCGCCCGGTGCGCGCGCCGGCTGGGCGGCGGGAGGCGGTACTCCtcgtcctccgtcaccgtggtgcCGAGGATCTGCAACGGCGCGGCCGGGGACGTGGTGGTCCGCGCCGGCGCGGTGCGGcggaggagcagcgtcaagaagATGGTGCTCATGATCACCGACGGCGGCgtcgcgagcggcggcggcgtccgGTTCTCCGGGTCCCAGAAGGCCAGCCTCATGTTCCAGGACTGCGCGTACGACGACCACGACGgcgccggagaggaggaggaggaggagcggtgCTCCGACGGCGGCAACGCCGGAGGCGAGAGCGAGATCAAGTGGGACTCCATGTTCCAGGACCTCAAGCCGACGTGA